The Herbiconiux sp. A18JL235 region TCGCGCCGATGCCCTGGATCTTGTGCGGCCCCGCGACCCCCTGCGTGAGCAGCGGCGAGTCGAGCGGCTCGACCCCGACGACCTGCACCTCGGGCTTGCGCTCCTTCAGCACCTGGCCGACACCGGTGATGGTGCCTCCCGTGCCGATGCCGGCCACGAAGATGTCGACGGCGCCGTCGGTGTCGGCCCAGATCTCCTCGGCGGTGGTGGCGCGGTGCACGGCCGGGTTGGCCTCGTTCTCGAACTGCCGGGCGAGGATGGCGTTCTCGGTGGAGTCGACGATCTCCTGCGCCTTCGCGAGGGCGCCCTTGATGCCCTCGGGCCCCGGGGTGAGCACGAGCTCGGCGCCGTAGGCGCGCATGACGACCCGGCGCTCGGCCGACGCGGTCTCGGGCATGGTGAGGATGACCTTGTACCCGCGGGCGGCGCCCACCATGGCCAGCGCGATACCCGTGTTGCCGCTCGTACCCTCGACGATGGTGCCGCCCGGCTTCAGCGCGCCCGCCTCCTCGGCCGCATCGATGATGGCGACACCGATGCGGTCTTTCACGCTGTTCGCGGGATTGTAGAACTCGAGCTTGCCGAGCACGGTGGCGTCGATGCCCTCCGTGAGGCGGTTGATGCGGACGAGCGGGGTGCGGCCGACGATCGCGGTGACGTCGTCGTAGATGCGTGCGGGCATGGGTGCGTCTTCCTGGGAGCGGTCTGAGTCGTGGAGCGTCGTTCCAACTCTAGGGCGTGCCGAGCCGACCCGCCTGAGTATGACGTGCGCGCATCCGCCCCCCGGACGACGACGACGCGAGTGCCCCCGCCGCCGGGTGACGCTCGCGTCGTGTGAGCAGGTGGGCCGGGGGCTCAGCTGCAGGTGTAGGTGATGCCGTCGATGTAGTGGGTGCCCGGGCCGAGCTCGGCGCAGGCCTCGGCGATGCTGCCCGCCGCGGCCACCACGATGACGATGACGACGATCGTGATGATGATGCCGAGCACCAGGCTGATGATCGAGACGATGATTCCGGCCTTCGCGGGCCCGTTCGGCACGCCGGCAGCCCGTGACTGGTTGCGCCCGATGATGCTCATGATGAGCCCCGCGATGGGAGCGACGATCGGGAGGATGAAGAAACCCGCGATGCCCGCGATGAGGCCGGCGATGCCGAGACCCTTGCCCGCGGTCGAGTTGGGCTGGTTGCCATAGCCACCGGGCTGACCCACGGGCGGAGCGGCGTTGTACTGCGGCGCCGCCTGGTACTGGGGGGCAGCGGGAGCGGACGGCGGGGTCGGCTGCTGCGGCGGGACCGGGGGCTGATTCTGGTCGGTCATGTTCGGACGTCTCCTTCTCACTGGGTGATCGCAGGTGACTCGAAGATTACCGCGAGCATCCCGTCGTTGCCCGCTTTTCCCTGGCGTGCGCCGAAACGGGGCCCCGCCCACCCGGTAGCCTGGTGGTCGCCCTCCGGGGTGTCCACGACCTCGACGAAGGAGCACGCTCGTGTCTTCAGCCAGGCCCCTCTCCGGAGCACGCATCGACCTCGAGAGCGGCGCCTACCGCGCCTCGATCGCCTCGATCGGCGCCACGCTGCGCGTGCTGCAGCACGACGGTCGCGACCTCGTCGTGCCGTTCGAGGTCGACGAGCAGCGACCGGCCTACCGCGGCGCGACGCTCGCACCGTGGCCCAACCGCGTGATCGACGGTCGCTACGCCTTCGCCGGCCAGACGCAGCAGCTCGCCCTCACCGAGCCCGAGCGCGGCAACGCCCTGCACGGTCTCGCGGCCTGGCTCGACTTCGCGGTGACCGATCGCGCGGTCGACGCCGTCACCCTCACCGCCACGGTGCAGCCGCAGAGCGGCTACCCGCACCGCCTCGAGCTCGAGGTGAGCTACCGGCTCGACGACGAGGGCCTGCACCAGAGCGTGACCGCCCAGAACTCGGGGCGGGGCCCCGCCCCGTTCGGCACGGGCCCGCACCCGTACCTCGTGGCGGGTCCCGGCGTCGTCGACGACTGGACCCTCGAGCTTCCCGCTGCCGAGGTGCTCACGGTCACGCCGGAGCGACTCATCCCGATCGGCCTCGCAGACGTGGCCGGCGAAGGCGGAGGGGTGTTCGACTTCCGCGCGGCACGGGCCATCGGGGACACCTTCGTCGACCACGCCTTCAC contains the following coding sequences:
- the cysK gene encoding cysteine synthase A, producing MPARIYDDVTAIVGRTPLVRINRLTEGIDATVLGKLEFYNPANSVKDRIGVAIIDAAEEAGALKPGGTIVEGTSGNTGIALAMVGAARGYKVILTMPETASAERRVVMRAYGAELVLTPGPEGIKGALAKAQEIVDSTENAILARQFENEANPAVHRATTAEEIWADTDGAVDIFVAGIGTGGTITGVGQVLKERKPEVQVVGVEPLDSPLLTQGVAGPHKIQGIGANIVPPILDREVYDEIVDVTLDDALDVARKLASEEGIMAGISSGAILWAALEVAKRPENAGKTVVAIVCDLGERYISTPLWAGLAD
- a CDS encoding DUF4190 domain-containing protein; this encodes MTDQNQPPVPPQQPTPPSAPAAPQYQAAPQYNAAPPVGQPGGYGNQPNSTAGKGLGIAGLIAGIAGFFILPIVAPIAGLIMSIIGRNQSRAAGVPNGPAKAGIIVSIISLVLGIIITIVVIVIVVAAAGSIAEACAELGPGTHYIDGITYTCS
- a CDS encoding aldose 1-epimerase family protein → MSSARPLSGARIDLESGAYRASIASIGATLRVLQHDGRDLVVPFEVDEQRPAYRGATLAPWPNRVIDGRYAFAGQTQQLALTEPERGNALHGLAAWLDFAVTDRAVDAVTLTATVQPQSGYPHRLELEVSYRLDDEGLHQSVTAQNSGRGPAPFGTGPHPYLVAGPGVVDDWTLELPAAEVLTVTPERLIPIGLADVAGEGGGVFDFRAARAIGDTFVDHAFTALTRSAETGLATVTVTSPEGTGVAMSFGAECAWVQVHTADDSARSGLAVEPMTCPPDAFNSGTDLVVLQPGESTTASWSIAAR